TCACAAATCAACGATTCTCCCAAAGGCGGTCGGTCGGACAGCTCCTTTGCTTCAGATCAACTGAGCTGCAGGTATTCGAGACCTCACATTTCAAGGATCAACGATAGCCCCCCCCCGACGTCCTCAGCGATAGACGTCATTGTCAGTTTCATTGTCACTTTGGGGTGCCCAGAGAAACAAAAAGCCCTGTAACTCATTCGAGTCACAGGGCTTCCGAAAAGTGGCGTCCCCACGGGGATTCGAACCCCGGTTCTCACCGTGAAAGGGTGGTGTCCTAGGCCGGGCTAGACGATAGGGACGTAAAGCGCGGGAGGGCGCAACGTAGGTAGCCATTCGGCCCACGCAAGGGAATTTTTTAGGGTTTTTTTAGCGGATTTTTCCCTCCCCTCGCTTTAACGCTCGCGTTTGCCCCTCAGGCTTCACGCTTCCTACCTCCCAGATACCATGACCGCCGCCGAGATCGCCGCCTCACTCCCCGCCGCCGCCCGCACGTCCATTTCCGGTCTGCCCTTTCCCCTCATCGCCTCCGGCAAGGTGCGGGAAATCTTCGACCTCAACGACGCCCTCCTCCTCGTCGCCACCGACCGCCTCTCGGCCTTCGACGTCATCCTGCCCGACGGCATCCCCGGCAAAGGCATCCTGCTCAACCAACTGAGCCTATGGTGGTTTGATCGCACCCGCGACCTCCTCCCCAACCACTTGCTACCCGACCAAGCCGGCGAATTTGCCCGCCGCGGCATCACCGATACCGATCTCCAACTGCGCTCCATGATCGTGCGCAAACTCACCCCACTCACCATCGAGTGCGTCGTCCGCGGCTACCTCGTGGGCAGCGGTTGGTCCTCCTACCAAAAGACCGGCCAAGTCTGCGGTCACACCCTGCCGGCCGGCCTGCGCCAAGCCGATAAGCTGCCCGCCCCCCTCTTCACCCCGACCACCAAGGCTCCCAAGGGCGAACACGACGAACCGATCAACGACGCCCAGGGCGCCGCCGCCGTCGGCCCCGCGCTCTACGAGCAGGTCAAAGCCACCAGCCTCGCCCTCTACCAGCGCGGCCACGACACCGCCGCCGCCGCCGGCATGATCCTCGCCGACACGAAGTTCGAGTTTGGCACCGACGCCGAGGGCAACCTCATCCTCATCGACGAAGTCCTCACCCCCGATTCCTCCCGCTACTGGCCGGCCGACGAATACCGGGTCGATTGCTCGCCCCCTTCCTACGACAAGCAATTTGTGCGCGACCATCTCGAGGCCGTCGCCTGGGACAAGGCCCCGCCCGCCCCCGTTCTGCCCGCCGAGACCATCGCCCGCACGCAGGAGAAATACCTCGCCGCCGTGCGCAACCTGATCGGCTAAGGCCTACGGCTTCGCGCCCAAAGCCTACGGCCTCACACCTAGAGCCTTCCGCTTAAAGCCATCTTCAAACCCGCTCACCGGGTTTGAGCATATCGAGCGTGCGGTTCACCGCCTCGCGAGTAGGGAAGATCGTGGCATCCACGCGCTCTTTATCGAGTCCGGCCTGCTTGAGCACCGCCTCGTCGGTCGTCCAAAAATCGCGTTCGATCGGCAGCCCCTGTTCCAACGCGTCACAGCCCCAGCAGGCCAGGTGCAGCAGCGCCGGCTCGAGTTGGCGCCGGGCATCCTGCGTTGGCGACCACGCGTAGCGCAGTCCGTTCACGGTCGTTGGGGCAAAGTCCCACAATTCCAGCAACTGCGCGCCGGCTTCGTCGGCCGACATGCCAAAAGTCGCCAGCTCCCACGCCCGGGTCTCCGCGCCGTTGGCTTTTGCGCCGCTGGTCGGCGGCAAGGCCGCCTCCTGCCCGATGCGCTGCAACAGCATGCGTCCCGCACTGCGCAACAGCCCCAGCGTGTAAGCCTCGCGCGGATCGCGCCCGCACGCCGTCGCCATTTGCTCCGCCGCCAGTGCCGTGACGAGCGCGTTGAGCCAAAGCGCATCGCCCGAAATCCGATAGAGCGGCAGCCCCACCGCGAAAAGTTGATCGGCCACCGCCGCGCCCACCAGCCGATGGATCTCACGCAGACCGATGCGACTGATCGCCATGTCGAGGCTCTCCACCGCATCGCCGCGGCGAAACACCGGACTATTGGCCACGCGGATCACCCGCACCGCCAGACTCGGGTCGACTCGCACCACCTCCACGACCGAGTCGATCGCCACATCGGGGTTGCGCAGCGCCGCCTCCAACGCGCCAAAGACGCGCGGCGAGGACGGCAGACGTTTCGCCGCCGCGGCCAAGGTTCCGGAAGTGATGTTTAGCTGGGACAAGTCATTCCCCTTTCGACGCGGTTTCAGGCAGCTTTACCGACAATTCCCTGACTGCGACACATTTAGCATCGTTAGCACCAGCGCTACTTTCATTTCGCCGCCCTCATGAAACGACCTCGCAGCTCCTTCCGGAAGCTCACCGATCGTGCAGACCGAGCGACGGCAAGCCCGGCGACTGATTGTCCCGCGCCTTCACCAACTCGCGCCGCAACCAATCGAGCGCGAAATTCACCGCGCGCAATTTCACCGCCTGGCGCGGCCCCGGATAACGGATGCGCTTCGACCACACACCTTCCTGCGTGTAGAGCGCCACAAACATCGTGCCCACCGGGTTCTCATTGTTGCCGCCACACGGCCCCGCAAACCCCGTGATCGCCAGCCCGTAGGCCGCCCCCAGTTTTTCCGCCGCGCCCGCCGCCATCGCGATGGCGTTCTCGGCGCTCACCGCTCCGTGCTGCATGAGGATCTCCTCCGGCACATCCAGCAGCTGCATCTTGGACTCGTTGGAATAACAAACCGAACCGCCGGCAAAAAACTTCGTCGCGCCCGATAGGTCCGTGAACGAACTCGCCAACATGCCGCCGGTGGCCGTCTCCGCCACCGCCAACATCGCTTCCTGCTCGCGCAACAGATCCGCACAGATCTTCGCCAACGAATCGTGGCCGAAGCCCATAAAGTCCGCGCCCAACTCCGCCGCGCACTGCTGCGCGACCTCCTCCAACCGCGCTCGCGACACGTCGGCACGGGCCGGACTCAACCGGCAGTCCACCTGGCCTTGGTGCGCACAAAACGCCACCTCCAGCTCGCCGGCGTGCGCGTCGAATATCGGCTGCAACATCGACTCCAGCGCCGACTCACCCACCCCCGCCGTGCGCAGTTGCACATACGACTCGCCTTCCGCGAGCACGCCCATCGCCGCCAGCCGCGGCAACACCTGCTCGACCAACATCGGCTGCAATTCGTTGGGCGGCCCCGGCAGCATCACCAGCACCTTGCCGTCCCGCTCATACCAGAGCCCCGGCGCCGTGCCGTTGGCGTTGCGCAACACCTCGCCGTCGGCGAAGCGGTAGGCCTGTTTTAAATTGTTGTCGGTCATCGGCCGTCCAAACGCCCGAAACCGTTCCCGCATGTCTTCCGCGATGGTGTCGTCGAAAACCAATTCCTGACCCAGCACCTTGGCCACCTCCTCGCGCGTGCGGTCATCGCAGGTCGGCCCGAGCCCGCCGGTCGTGATCACCACCGTCGCCCGCGCCCAACTCTCGGCAAACTGCGCCGCGATCGCCGTCGCCTCGTCGCCGATCGTCACGTTGCGCAACAAACGCCCGCCGCGTTTGCTGATTTCCTGACCAATGAAGGTCAGATGGCCGTTCGCCGTCAGCCCGAGCAGCAGCTCGTCGCCCAAGGTGATGAGCTCGATCGCCGGCCGAGGGGCATCTTGCGACGTCGGAGAATTATCGTCAGAGGGAGTTGGTGAAACCATTTGCAGCGGTTGAAACTAGGCCAAACTCCCCGATTTTCCAGTTCCTGCCGTAATTCGATCTATCGAACAGTTCCCGCCACCGATTCACCGACCACCAAACCATGTCCGTCCAAGCCAACCTCAAAGAGAAAGTCCGCCAGTTGCCCGAGAAGCCTGGCGTCTACCTCATGAAGGATCGGCTCGGCCGCATCATCTACGTCGGCAAAGCCAAGGCCCTGCGCAAACGCGTCAGCTCCTACTTCACCCCCTCGCGCGCCCACTACCACTCGCCGAAGATCCGCACGCTGGTGCAAATGATCGCCGACTTCGAAACCATCGAGGTGAAGTCGGAACCCGAAGCCCTCCTCCTCGAAGGCCGGCTTATCAAGCAGTGGAAACCCAAATACAACACCGACTTCGTCGACGATAAACGCTTCCTCATGGTGCGCGTCGACCTCGCCGAGCCGCTCCCGCGCTTCCGCCTCACCCGCTTTCGCAAAGACCAACGCTCGCGCTACTTCGGCCCCTTCGCCCACAGCGGCCTCCTCCGCAAAACCCTCGCCCAGATGCGCCGCCAATACGGCATCCTGCTCGGCGACTCCACCCCGCAGCGCCTCCCCGACGGCCGCTGGCGCCTCTACGACGACGTCCGCCAGGAGATCTACGGCCACACCAACGAGATCACCGCCGAGGCCTACCGCGAACGCGTCGCCGACGCCTGTGACTTCCTCGACGGAAAGTCCCGCGAATGGCTCGCCACCCTCCGCGAAGAGATGCTCACCGCCGCCGCCGAACAACGTTTCGAAAAAGCCGCCGAGCTGCGCGACATCGTCTTCGCCCTCGAAGGCACCCTCAAAAAAACCCGCCGGTTCGAGCGCGACCACCCTGTCGTCCGCACCGACGAAGAAGCCCTCGGCCGCCTGCGCGACGCCCTCCGCCTGCCAGGCCTGCCGGAGAACATGGAGTGTTTCGATATCTCCCACATCAGCGGCACCTTCGTCGTCGCCTCCATGGTGCACTTCACCCACGGCCGTCCCGATAAAGCCCTCTACCGCCGCTTCAA
This portion of the Actomonas aquatica genome encodes:
- a CDS encoding phosphoribosylaminoimidazolesuccinocarboxamide synthase: MTAAEIAASLPAAARTSISGLPFPLIASGKVREIFDLNDALLLVATDRLSAFDVILPDGIPGKGILLNQLSLWWFDRTRDLLPNHLLPDQAGEFARRGITDTDLQLRSMIVRKLTPLTIECVVRGYLVGSGWSSYQKTGQVCGHTLPAGLRQADKLPAPLFTPTTKAPKGEHDEPINDAQGAAAVGPALYEQVKATSLALYQRGHDTAAAAGMILADTKFEFGTDAEGNLILIDEVLTPDSSRYWPADEYRVDCSPPSYDKQFVRDHLEAVAWDKAPPAPVLPAETIARTQEKYLAAVRNLIG
- a CDS encoding HDOD domain-containing protein: MAAAAKRLPSSPRVFGALEAALRNPDVAIDSVVEVVRVDPSLAVRVIRVANSPVFRRGDAVESLDMAISRIGLREIHRLVGAAVADQLFAVGLPLYRISGDALWLNALVTALAAEQMATACGRDPREAYTLGLLRSAGRMLLQRIGQEAALPPTSGAKANGAETRAWELATFGMSADEAGAQLLELWDFAPTTVNGLRYAWSPTQDARRQLEPALLHLACWGCDALEQGLPIERDFWTTDEAVLKQAGLDKERVDATIFPTREAVNRTLDMLKPGERV
- a CDS encoding CinA family nicotinamide mononucleotide deamidase-related protein, with the translated sequence MVSPTPSDDNSPTSQDAPRPAIELITLGDELLLGLTANGHLTFIGQEISKRGGRLLRNVTIGDEATAIAAQFAESWARATVVITTGGLGPTCDDRTREEVAKVLGQELVFDDTIAEDMRERFRAFGRPMTDNNLKQAYRFADGEVLRNANGTAPGLWYERDGKVLVMLPGPPNELQPMLVEQVLPRLAAMGVLAEGESYVQLRTAGVGESALESMLQPIFDAHAGELEVAFCAHQGQVDCRLSPARADVSRARLEEVAQQCAAELGADFMGFGHDSLAKICADLLREQEAMLAVAETATGGMLASSFTDLSGATKFFAGGSVCYSNESKMQLLDVPEEILMQHGAVSAENAIAMAAGAAEKLGAAYGLAITGFAGPCGGNNENPVGTMFVALYTQEGVWSKRIRYPGPRQAVKLRAVNFALDWLRRELVKARDNQSPGLPSLGLHDR
- a CDS encoding excinuclease ABC subunit UvrC, which encodes MSVQANLKEKVRQLPEKPGVYLMKDRLGRIIYVGKAKALRKRVSSYFTPSRAHYHSPKIRTLVQMIADFETIEVKSEPEALLLEGRLIKQWKPKYNTDFVDDKRFLMVRVDLAEPLPRFRLTRFRKDQRSRYFGPFAHSGLLRKTLAQMRRQYGILLGDSTPQRLPDGRWRLYDDVRQEIYGHTNEITAEAYRERVADACDFLDGKSREWLATLREEMLTAAAEQRFEKAAELRDIVFALEGTLKKTRRFERDHPVVRTDEEALGRLRDALRLPGLPENMECFDISHISGTFVVASMVHFTHGRPDKALYRRFKIKSFIGNDDFRAMEEVVGRRYRRLRDEGRPLPELVVIDGGRGQIGAALKAFIALDLEPPPMIGLAKKHETIIFPDEREPLNLGLTDPGLQLLQRLRDEAHRFANTFNADLRSQKIKESILDDFPGLGPRRRAALMEHFGTIDKLKAASAAELCDVEGIGDKFARDLHRYLRQDGPVKP